One genomic window of Pseudopipra pipra isolate bDixPip1 chromosome 17, bDixPip1.hap1, whole genome shotgun sequence includes the following:
- the LOC135423836 gene encoding protein-glutamine gamma-glutamyltransferase 6-like, translated as MADLTPTHISWQPSVNAANHHTDRYANTELTVRRGQGFTITLYFNRLRQNGESLAFVTEIGPYPSESHRTRAVFNLSEAGPSGWSAAQGPSEATATNFVITSPANAVIGRYNLTLLVTSGNKVSSRYLGQFVLLFNPWCTGDDVFIANENERQEYVLNENGIIFVGNARYIEARAWYYGQFQDLLNICLTMLDLSLYYRQDPGMDVSRRGDPKYVGRVISSMINGNDNDNGVLLGKWQGSFHSHENPSRWDGSVVILKKWRQDNYRPVQYGQCWVFAGVMCTVLRCLGIPTRLVSNFNSAHDVDRNLSIDKYYDSSGRSLNISKDSTWDYHVWNESWFVRPDLGRSYNGWQVLDATPQEQSKGIFQCGPASVVAIKEGEVDLDYDTLFVYTEVNADCNRWIVYNDGTKKRVYCDTEIIGRFISTKALGSNARVDITANYKYPEGSSEERRVYRKALAKILGTSVTEGRTESADGRPSETVRNPGIAGKFKLAEPPVFGKDINLILVLNNLSSDRKAVRVDMSASTILYTRRTVAEILKATTSAELGPKQGKHIRVKIPYAHYGKYLTTDKRIQVTALCEVMRSHGLKLLVEKTIILEDTNIIIKLPRRIVVNRAATLEISYANPLPEPVSRCVLLVTLMNQQVKINLARLAPRERSKIYFEFTPRRSGPLQLQVDFSCDKFSHVKGFVTIAVAPS; from the exons ATGGCAG ACCTGACCCCCACACACATCAGCTGGCAGCCATCAGTGAACGCAGCCAACCACCACACTGACAGATATGCCAACACCGAGCTGACTGTGAGGAGAGGACAAGGCTTCACCATCACCCTGTACTTCAACAGGCTGAGGCAGAATGGGGAGAGCCTGGCATTTGTCACTGAGATAG GGCCATACCCCTCGGAATCCCATCGCACCAGGGCTGTGTTTAACCTCTCTGAGGCCGGGCCCAGTGGCTGGAGTGCTGCCCAAGGACCCAGCGAGGCCACAGCCACCAACTTTGTGATAACCAGCCCAGCCAACGCTGTCATCGGGCGATACAACCTCACCCTCCTGGTAACCTCAGGGAACAAGGTCTCCTCCAGATACCTGGGGCAGTTTGTGTTACTCTTCAACCCCTGGTGCACAG GTGATGATGTCTTCATAGCCAATGAAAATGAGAGGCAAGAATATGTTCTGAATGAAAACGGAATAATCTTTGTGGGCAACGCAAGGTACATTGAAGCAAGAGCATGGTATTATGGACAG TTTCAAGACCTTCTAAACATCTGCCTCACCATGCTGGATCTGAGCCTGTACTACCGCCAGGACCCAGGCATGGACGTGTCACGACGAGGAGATCCCAAATATGTGGGCAGAGTTATCAGTTCTATG ATCAATGGAAATGATAATGACAACGGAGTTCTCCTGGGAAAGTGGCAAGGAAGCTTCCACTCTCATGAGAATCCATCCAGGTGGGATGGCAGCGTGGTCATCCTCAAGAAGTGGCGCCAGGACAACTACAGGCCCGTTCAGTACGGCCAGTGCTGGGTGTTTGCAGGCGTGATGTGCACAG ttcTGAGGTGCTTGGGGATTCCAACCCGTTTGGTTTCCAATTTTAACTCTGCCCATGACGTGGATAGAAACCTGAGTATTGACAAGTACTATGACAGCTCTGGAAGGAGTCTTAATATCAGCAAGGATTCCACATG GGATTATCACGTCTGGAATGAAAGCTGGTTCGTTCGCCCAGACCTGGGAAGGTCCTACAATGGGTGGCAGGTTTTAGATGCGACCCCGCAAGAACAAAGCAAAG GGATTTTTCAGTGTGGCCCTGCCTCCGTCGTAGCCATCAAAGAAGGTGAGGTGGACTTGGATTACGACACCTTGTTTGTGTACACGGAGGTGAACGCTGACTGCAACAGGTGGATCGTGTACAACGATGGCACCAAGAAAAGGGTTTATTGTGATACTGAAATCATTGGCAGGTTCATCAGCACCAAAGCCCTGGGCAGCAACGCCCGGGTGGATATCACCGCTAACTACAAATATCCGGAAG gcTCTTCCGAGGAAAGACGTGTTTACAGAAAGGCCTTGGCCAAGATATTGGGAACGAGTGTCACAGAAGGACGCACAGAATCTGCGGATGGGAGACCCTCAGAGACAGTCAGAAACCCTGGCATTGCTGGGAAGTTCAAGCTGGCTGAGCCTCCAGTTTTTGGCAAAGACATTAATCTAATCTTAGTTCTCAACAACCTCTCCTCTGACCGCAAGGCCGTGAGGGTGGACATGAGTGCATCCACCATCCTGTACACCAGGAGAACAGTGGCAGAGATCCTGAAGGCAACTACTTCTGCAGAGCTTGGTCCTAAACAAG GGAAGCATATCCGGGTAAAGATCCCTTATGCTCATTATGGAAAATATCTGACTACTGACAAAAGGATCCAAGTCACTGCTCTGTGTGAAGTCATGCGCTCGCACGGGCTGAAGCTGCTGGTGGAGAAGACAATCATTTTAGAGGACACAAACATCATCATTAAG CTCCCCCGGAGGATTGTGGTGAACAGAGCTGCGACTCTGGAGATCTCCTACGCCAACCCCCTCCCCGAGCCCGTGAGCCGCTGCGTCCTCCTGGTGACTCTGATGAACCAGCAGGTCAAGATAAA tttggcaCGACTGGCACCGAGGGAGAGatcaaaaatttattttgaattcaCACCTCGGAGGAGTGGGCCCTTACAGCTGCAAGTAGACTTCTCTTGTGACAAATTTTCACACGTTAAGGGATTTGTAACCATTGCAGTAGCACCTTCATAA